From Caminibacter mediatlanticus TB-2, the proteins below share one genomic window:
- a CDS encoding sugar transferase yields MLCIGNKYIFNDLDKNQLKKFGINEIKYILNFDKKLIQKHNWIILNEIQLTDEEKKFLENLKNKKIFNIENFLEEFLHKLYIPSPENFEEKFEIKNIKPLNKFQYIQKRIIDFFVGGCLLILTFPIILYSMYRIKKESPDGPILFTQKRIGKDGKEFTCYKFRSMRTNIDYFNHYTQENDPRIFPWGAFMRQTRIDELPQLINVFKGEMHLIGPRAEWSELVKNYEKVWPYYHQRHIIAPGITGWAQVNYPYGKNLEDTRQKLMYDLYYIKNWSLKLEIKTIIKTIQVMIGRKGL; encoded by the coding sequence ATGCTTTGTATAGGAAATAAATATATTTTTAATGATTTAGACAAAAATCAATTAAAGAAATTTGGAATTAATGAAATTAAATATATATTAAATTTTGATAAAAAGCTTATTCAAAAACACAATTGGATTATTTTAAATGAAATTCAATTAACTGACGAAGAAAAAAAATTCTTAGAAAATTTAAAAAATAAAAAAATATTTAACATAGAAAATTTTTTAGAAGAATTTTTACACAAACTTTATATTCCTTCACCAGAAAATTTTGAAGAAAAATTCGAAATTAAAAACATAAAACCTCTGAATAAATTTCAATATATACAAAAAAGAATTATTGATTTTTTTGTAGGGGGATGTTTATTGATTTTAACTTTTCCTATTATTTTATATTCGATGTATAGAATCAAAAAAGAGTCCCCAGATGGTCCAATTTTATTTACTCAAAAAAGAATAGGTAAAGATGGAAAAGAATTTACTTGTTATAAATTTAGAAGCATGAGAACAAATATAGATTATTTTAATCATTATACTCAAGAAAATGACCCTCGTATTTTTCCTTGGGGAGCATTTATGCGACAAACAAGAATAGATGAATTACCTCAGCTAATTAATGTTTTTAAAGGAGAAATGCATTTAATAGGCCCAAGAGCTGAATGGAGTGAACTTGTAAAAAATTATGAAAAAGTATGGCCATATTATCATCAAAGACATATAATTGCTCCTGGAATTACAGGATGGGCACAGGTAAATTATCCTTATGGAAAAAATTTGGAAGACACAAGACAAAAACTTATGTATGATTTATATTATATTAAAAATTGGTCACTAAAACTTGAAATTAAAACAATTATCAAAACAATTCAAGTAATGATTGGAAGAAAAGGATTATAA